The following proteins are co-located in the Sporosarcina pasteurii genome:
- a CDS encoding small, acid-soluble spore protein tlp — MPKNFPRPNDTDANHEERVEKTIRNMEAAEFAAEFAEGKELKAIKAKNKRRENALRGTHPETDRK, encoded by the coding sequence ATGCCAAAAAATTTTCCAAGACCTAATGACACGGATGCGAATCATGAAGAGCGAGTGGAAAAAACAATTCGTAATATGGAAGCCGCAGAATTTGCAGCTGAGTTTGCTGAAGGTAAAGAACTAAAGGCAATCAAAGCGAAAAATAAACGTCGTGAAAACGCCTTGCGTGGCACACATCCTGAGACAGACAGGAAATAA